A DNA window from Pseudomonas tohonis contains the following coding sequences:
- a CDS encoding cytochrome b, translating into MNRHASGFSPLARLLHWSMALLILAMLFIGAGMVITLSTRHTWLVELHKPLGLVLLMLVLLRIAVRLRRPPPALPADLPGWQRGLAHLSHLLLYTLMLAMPLVGWAMLSAGGYPVVVLGWLQLPAIAPHDAALYAVLRQAHHWLGYLLFATVLLHLGAALFHGLIRRDGVLASMATGSAKR; encoded by the coding sequence ATGAACCGCCACGCCTCGGGCTTCAGCCCCCTCGCCCGCCTGCTGCACTGGTCCATGGCGCTGCTCATCCTCGCCATGCTGTTCATCGGTGCCGGCATGGTGATCACCCTGTCCACCCGTCACACCTGGCTGGTGGAGCTGCACAAGCCGCTGGGCCTCGTACTGCTGATGCTGGTGCTGCTGCGCATCGCGGTACGCCTGCGTCGGCCACCGCCTGCGCTGCCTGCCGACCTCCCGGGCTGGCAGCGCGGGCTCGCCCACCTCTCGCACCTGCTGCTCTACACGCTGATGCTGGCGATGCCGCTGGTGGGCTGGGCGATGCTGTCCGCCGGCGGCTACCCGGTGGTGGTGCTCGGCTGGCTGCAGCTGCCGGCGATCGCGCCCCATGACGCCGCGCTCTACGCCGTGCTGCGCCAGGCCCACCACTGGCTCGGCTACCTGCTGTTCGCCACGGTGCTGCTGCACCTGGGGGCGGCGCTCTTCCATGGCCTGATCCGCCGCGACGGCGTGCTCGCCAGCATGGCGACCGGCAGCGCGAAACGCTGA
- a CDS encoding CsgG/HfaB family protein, translated as MSIVSRTALLPLLAAVTLAGLSGCATETSTAVAVQQVESVNRPYSGPRSPIAVGKFDNRSSYMRGIFSDGVDRLGGQAKTILITHLQQTNRFSVLDRDNMSEIQQEAAIKGQAQRLKGADFVVTGDVTEFGRKEVGDHQLFGILGRGKTQIAYAKVALNIVNISTSEVVYSTQGAGEYALSNREVIGFGGTASYDSTLNGKVLDLAMREAVNKLVNAVDSGAWKPQN; from the coding sequence ATGAGCATCGTCTCGAGAACCGCACTGCTGCCGCTCCTGGCCGCCGTGACACTGGCCGGCCTGTCGGGCTGCGCCACCGAAACCTCCACCGCCGTCGCGGTGCAGCAGGTCGAAAGCGTCAACCGCCCGTATAGCGGCCCGCGTTCGCCCATCGCCGTCGGCAAGTTCGACAACCGTTCCAGCTACATGCGCGGCATCTTCTCCGACGGCGTCGACCGCCTCGGCGGCCAGGCCAAGACCATCCTCATCACCCACCTGCAGCAGACCAACCGCTTCAGCGTGCTGGACCGCGACAACATGAGCGAGATCCAGCAGGAGGCGGCGATCAAGGGCCAGGCCCAGCGCCTCAAGGGGGCCGATTTCGTGGTCACCGGCGACGTCACCGAGTTCGGTCGCAAGGAAGTGGGCGACCACCAGCTGTTCGGCATCCTCGGTCGCGGCAAGACCCAGATCGCCTACGCCAAGGTGGCGCTGAACATCGTCAACATCTCCACCTCCGAGGTCGTCTATTCGACCCAGGGCGCGGGCGAGTACGCGCTGTCCAACCGCGAAGTGATCGGCTTCGGCGGCACCGCCAGCTACGACTCCACCCTCAACGGCAAGGTGCTGGACCTGGCCATGCGCGAGGCGGTGAACAAGCTGGTCAATGCGGTCGACAGCGGTGCCTGGAAGCCGCAGAACTGA
- a CDS encoding helix-turn-helix domain-containing protein yields the protein MRKTHPLSNILPSTMDRPNVLEHVSGNVRRLRKELGLSQDALATASGVSRRMIVGIEGGDVNVSLATLDRIAEALGVLFPDLVQAPSRPDRSRIEAVAWVGRDPRSRATLLASAPARREVELWAWSLEPGERYVSEADAEGWREMVYVTEGELTLELPGGEVRVGAGDFHVFASSQPYGYANRGEVPVRYIRNVVS from the coding sequence ATGCGCAAAACTCACCCTTTGAGCAATATATTGCCCAGCACCATGGACCGACCCAACGTACTCGAACACGTCTCCGGCAATGTGCGCCGGCTGCGCAAGGAACTCGGCCTCAGCCAGGACGCCCTGGCCACCGCCTCGGGGGTGAGCCGGCGGATGATCGTCGGCATCGAGGGCGGCGATGTGAACGTCAGCCTGGCCACCCTGGACCGCATCGCCGAGGCACTGGGCGTGCTCTTCCCCGACCTCGTGCAGGCGCCGAGCCGGCCCGACCGCTCGCGCATTGAGGCGGTCGCCTGGGTCGGCCGCGACCCCCGCAGCCGCGCCACCCTGCTGGCCAGCGCCCCGGCGCGACGCGAGGTCGAGCTCTGGGCCTGGTCGCTGGAGCCGGGGGAACGCTATGTGTCGGAGGCCGACGCCGAAGGCTGGCGGGAGATGGTCTATGTCACCGAGGGCGAGCTGACCCTGGAGCTGCCAGGCGGCGAGGTGCGCGTCGGCGCGGGGGACTTCCATGTCTTCGCCAGCAGCCAGCCCTATGGCTACGCCAACCGTGGCGAAGTCCCGGTGCGTTACATCCGCAACGTGGTGAGCTGA
- a CDS encoding GNAT family N-acetyltransferase codes for MSDRVSIHLAGAPGIQAAEKLLELDGYGSFRQVMSGEMSAALDEECYLVALEGDYVGFAVIRGASAGNSGFFEIFRLFVAVPARGKGVGRRAVAQLIELLKKRGKDELVLEVESEAAAAFWEAVLQGYKVHDLHNGKRIVHLYPA; via the coding sequence ATGTCAGATCGGGTTTCCATTCACCTGGCGGGCGCTCCGGGTATCCAGGCTGCGGAGAAGCTGCTCGAGCTGGATGGTTACGGCAGTTTCAGGCAGGTCATGAGCGGGGAGATGTCCGCGGCGCTGGACGAGGAGTGCTACCTGGTGGCCCTCGAGGGCGACTACGTCGGCTTCGCCGTGATCCGAGGCGCTTCCGCCGGCAACTCGGGCTTCTTCGAGATCTTCCGGCTGTTCGTTGCCGTCCCCGCGCGCGGCAAGGGCGTAGGCAGGCGCGCGGTCGCCCAGCTCATCGAGTTGCTCAAGAAACGGGGCAAGGATGAGCTGGTGCTGGAAGTCGAGAGCGAGGCCGCAGCAGCGTTCTGGGAGGCCGTGCTGCAGGGCTACAAGGTCCACGACCTGCATAACGGCAAGCGCATCGTCCATCTCTACCCCGCCTGA
- a CDS encoding sigma-70 family RNA polymerase sigma factor produces MHDIDDDELRELLQRLRRFALWLTRNPASADDLVQATLERALDGRAGPRTDGSLRAWLFAILYRKFLDGQRRARRYARILEFFGAAPAEAPSTEELVMAQSTLEAFARLPAEQRALLVLVSVEGLSYKEAAVALDVPIGTVMSRLSRARKALRELAEGEIANPPLRILK; encoded by the coding sequence ATGCACGACATCGATGACGACGAACTCCGCGAGCTGCTGCAGCGCCTGCGCCGCTTCGCCCTGTGGCTGACGCGCAACCCCGCCAGCGCCGACGACCTGGTGCAGGCGACCCTGGAGCGCGCCCTGGACGGCCGTGCCGGGCCGCGTACCGACGGCAGCCTGCGCGCCTGGCTGTTCGCGATCCTTTACCGCAAGTTCCTCGACGGCCAGCGGCGTGCCCGGCGCTATGCGCGGATCCTCGAGTTCTTCGGCGCGGCGCCGGCCGAAGCCCCCTCCACCGAGGAGCTGGTGATGGCGCAATCCACCCTGGAAGCCTTCGCCCGGCTGCCCGCCGAGCAGCGCGCGCTGCTGGTGCTGGTGAGCGTCGAGGGCCTGAGCTACAAGGAGGCCGCCGTGGCCCTGGACGTACCCATCGGCACCGTGATGTCCCGCCTGTCCCGGGCGCGCAAGGCCCTGCGCGAGCTGGCCGAGGGCGAAATCGCCAACCCCCCGCTACGGATACTCAAATGA
- a CDS encoding DUF4810 domain-containing protein → MRKTIACSAALLGSLMLAGCSGPKTLYQWEGYQTQVNQYFKGEAREAQVEALEADLQKIKAKNGAVPPGYHAQLGLLYSTLGKDDQMIQAFQTEKALFPESASYMDFLMKNAKGGAQ, encoded by the coding sequence ATGCGCAAGACCATCGCCTGCTCGGCGGCATTGCTGGGCAGCCTGATGCTGGCCGGCTGCAGCGGGCCGAAGACGCTGTACCAGTGGGAGGGCTACCAGACCCAGGTCAACCAGTACTTCAAGGGCGAGGCCCGGGAAGCGCAGGTCGAGGCGCTGGAAGCCGACCTGCAGAAGATCAAGGCGAAGAATGGCGCAGTGCCGCCGGGCTACCACGCCCAGCTCGGCCTGCTGTACTCGACCCTCGGCAAGGATGACCAGATGATCCAGGCGTTCCAGACCGAGAAGGCGCTGTTCCCCGAGTCTGCCTCGTACATGGACTTCCTGATGAAGAACGCCAAGGGAGGCGCACAATGA
- a CDS encoding DUF799 domain-containing protein produces MTRLFSRILACAVLGALISGCAPTKSVDYSAFKEARPRSILVLPPLNESPDVKATYSMLSQVTYPLAEAGYYVLPVALVDETFRQNGLTAAGDIHQLPPAKLREVFGADAALYVTVSEYGTQYMLISSASIVTASARLVDLKSGTTLWTGSATASSEEGNNGNSGGLVGMLVTAAVKQIINSSMEDASYPIAGMTSARLLSTGRNGGLLYGPRSPKYGTD; encoded by the coding sequence ATGACCCGCCTGTTTTCCCGCATTCTGGCCTGCGCCGTGCTCGGCGCGCTGATCAGCGGCTGCGCACCGACCAAGAGCGTGGATTACTCGGCCTTCAAGGAGGCGCGCCCGCGTTCGATCCTGGTGCTGCCGCCGCTCAACGAGTCGCCCGACGTGAAGGCGACCTACAGCATGCTGTCCCAGGTCACCTATCCCCTGGCCGAGGCCGGCTACTACGTGCTGCCGGTGGCCCTGGTGGACGAGACCTTCCGCCAGAACGGCCTGACCGCCGCCGGTGACATCCACCAGCTGCCGCCGGCCAAGCTGCGCGAGGTGTTCGGTGCCGACGCCGCGCTCTACGTCACCGTGAGCGAGTACGGCACCCAGTACATGCTGATCAGCAGCGCCTCGATCGTCACCGCCAGCGCCCGCCTGGTCGACCTGAAGAGCGGCACCACCCTGTGGACCGGCTCGGCGACCGCCTCCAGCGAGGAGGGCAACAACGGCAACAGCGGTGGCCTGGTCGGCATGCTGGTGACCGCTGCGGTGAAGCAGATCATCAACAGCTCCATGGAGGACGCGTCCTATCCCATCGCCGGGATGACCAGTGCGCGCCTGCTCTCGACCGGCCGCAACGGCGGCCTGCTCTACGGTCCGCGTTCGCCGAAGTACGGCACCGACTGA
- the rhtA gene encoding threonine/homoserine exporter RhtA, producing MNSRTLTSTLLPVGILLVAMTSVQSGASLAKSLFPVIGAQGTTSLRLIFAALFLLLVLRPWRTRINTGALGSVLAYGSALGFMNLLFYMSLQTVPLGIAVALEFTGPLAVAILSSRRLLDFVWIALAVAGLALLLPIGEGAAGIDPLGAAYALGAGVCWGLYIIFGQRAGAEHGMQSACLGVMVAAFVAAPFGMVHAGTDLLNLALIPTALGVALLSTAIPYTLEMYALTRMPARTFGTLMSIEPALGALSGLLFLGERLSLLQWLAIGAIILASIGTTASMKSRQEAEGLIPAD from the coding sequence ATGAATTCCCGCACCCTCACCTCGACGCTGCTTCCCGTCGGCATCCTGCTGGTCGCCATGACCTCGGTACAAAGCGGCGCCTCCCTGGCCAAGTCGCTCTTCCCCGTCATCGGTGCCCAGGGCACCACCAGCCTGCGCCTGATCTTCGCCGCCCTCTTCCTGCTGCTGGTGCTGCGCCCCTGGCGCACCCGCATCAACACCGGCGCCCTGGGCAGCGTCCTGGCCTACGGCTCGGCGCTGGGCTTCATGAACCTGCTGTTCTACATGTCGCTGCAAACGGTGCCGCTGGGCATCGCCGTGGCGCTGGAGTTCACCGGCCCGCTGGCGGTGGCGATCCTGTCCTCCCGACGCCTGCTGGACTTCGTGTGGATCGCCCTGGCCGTGGCCGGCCTGGCGCTGCTGCTGCCCATCGGCGAAGGCGCCGCCGGCATCGACCCGCTGGGCGCCGCCTATGCGCTGGGCGCCGGGGTCTGCTGGGGGCTCTACATCATCTTCGGCCAGCGCGCCGGGGCCGAACACGGCATGCAGAGCGCCTGCCTGGGCGTGATGGTGGCCGCCTTCGTCGCCGCGCCCTTCGGCATGGTGCACGCCGGCACGGACCTGCTGAACCTCGCCCTGATCCCCACCGCGCTCGGCGTGGCGCTGCTCTCGACCGCCATCCCCTACACCCTGGAGATGTACGCCCTGACCCGCATGCCGGCGCGCACCTTCGGCACGCTGATGAGCATCGAGCCGGCCCTGGGCGCCCTCTCCGGCCTGCTGTTCCTCGGCGAGCGCCTGTCCCTGCTGCAATGGCTGGCCATCGGCGCCATCATCCTCGCCTCCATCGGCACCACCGCCAGCATGAAGAGCCGCCAGGAAGCCGAAGGGCTGATCCCCGCCGACTGA
- a CDS encoding sensor domain-containing diguanylate cyclase, which translates to MSTTANRFSSLLHLVRLHFGVGAVVLIEPDGPLACDGIDQQRAARALVSGTPQPLARCPIADGGGELLLFDDQPREVDPVALAEFANLASELFTRHREVLGMREWLRVLREKEQRLALAVAGSGTGIWDRDVVNGLIHYSPGWKSLLGYADDEIGTRIEDSYTRVHPDDLDYVKRSILEHFEQRTPDYQVEHRLRHKDGHYIWVISRGKVVERDDQGRPLRMLGTTTDITRTRHMAERLQQNLDLLTDLTNEIPGMVFQFLRLADGSGSYRYVSAGSQDVYGLSPEQLKLPTGRERILALIHPDDLAAYQDSLETSAVALTPWHMEYRVLVPGRDTGWRQGNAHPKRLADGSVLWHGFVTDITEHKRIEAELQALATTDFLTQLPNRRHFMSRIEEELARLRRPTGHGAALLMLDLDHFKVINDRWGHAVGDEALRHFATLLVQQMRRVDFAGRMGGEEFAVVLNDASHDSALVFAQRLQQQLAETPLRHQGEVIPLTVSIGITRISADDATAEAALSRSDLALYRAKANGRNRIESH; encoded by the coding sequence GTGAGCACCACGGCCAACCGATTCTCCTCCCTGCTGCACCTGGTGCGCCTGCACTTCGGCGTTGGCGCCGTCGTGCTGATCGAGCCCGACGGACCGCTCGCCTGCGACGGCATCGACCAGCAAAGGGCCGCGCGTGCGCTGGTCTCCGGCACCCCGCAACCGCTAGCCCGCTGCCCCATCGCCGATGGCGGCGGCGAACTGCTGCTGTTCGACGACCAGCCCCGCGAGGTGGACCCAGTCGCACTGGCCGAATTCGCCAACCTGGCGAGCGAATTGTTCACCCGGCACCGCGAAGTGCTGGGCATGCGCGAATGGCTGCGGGTGCTACGGGAAAAGGAACAGCGCCTGGCCCTCGCCGTCGCCGGCAGCGGCACCGGCATCTGGGACCGCGACGTGGTCAATGGGCTGATCCACTACTCGCCCGGCTGGAAATCCCTGTTGGGCTATGCCGACGACGAGATCGGCACGCGCATCGAGGACAGCTACACCCGCGTCCACCCCGACGACCTCGACTACGTGAAGCGCAGCATCCTCGAGCATTTCGAGCAACGCACCCCCGACTACCAGGTGGAGCACCGCCTGCGCCACAAGGACGGCCATTACATCTGGGTGATCAGCCGCGGCAAGGTGGTTGAGCGCGACGACCAGGGCCGCCCCCTGCGGATGCTCGGTACCACCACCGACATCACCCGGACCCGACACATGGCCGAGCGCCTGCAGCAGAACCTCGACCTGCTGACGGACCTGACCAACGAGATCCCCGGCATGGTCTTCCAGTTCCTGCGCCTCGCCGACGGCAGCGGCAGCTACCGCTATGTCAGCGCCGGCAGCCAGGACGTCTATGGCCTCTCCCCCGAACAGCTGAAGCTGCCGACGGGGCGCGAGCGCATCCTGGCGCTGATCCACCCGGACGACCTGGCCGCCTACCAGGACTCCCTGGAGACCTCGGCAGTGGCCCTCACCCCCTGGCACATGGAGTACCGGGTGCTGGTCCCCGGCCGCGACACCGGCTGGCGCCAGGGCAACGCACACCCCAAGCGCCTGGCTGACGGCAGCGTGCTCTGGCACGGCTTCGTCACCGACATCACCGAACACAAACGCATCGAGGCGGAGTTGCAGGCGCTGGCCACCACCGACTTCCTCACCCAGCTGCCCAACCGCCGTCACTTCATGTCGCGCATCGAGGAAGAACTGGCCCGGCTGCGACGCCCCACCGGCCATGGCGCCGCCCTGCTGATGCTCGACCTGGACCACTTCAAGGTGATCAACGACCGCTGGGGCCATGCCGTGGGCGATGAGGCGCTGCGCCATTTCGCAACCCTGCTGGTGCAGCAGATGCGGCGGGTGGATTTCGCCGGGCGCATGGGCGGCGAGGAGTTCGCCGTGGTGCTCAACGATGCCAGCCACGACAGCGCCCTGGTCTTCGCCCAGCGCCTGCAGCAGCAGCTGGCGGAGACCCCGTTGCGCCACCAGGGCGAGGTGATCCCCCTGACGGTGAGCATTGGCATCACCCGCATCAGCGCCGACGACGCCACGGCCGAAGCCGCGCTGTCGCGCAGCGACCTGGCGCTCTACCGCGCCAAGGCCAACGGCCGCAATCGCATCGAGAGCCACTGA
- a CDS encoding DUF5629 family protein has translation MNNEITLLNRLANSDMLEIDGLHAWQFELDAGALRVECVDGRTQRRWQFSAEQVLAARFDGDKGAWTIHDDQGPHSLVCMEAFSGSNDDDDDEPDEAANDDGIDRG, from the coding sequence ATGAACAACGAAATCACACTCCTCAACCGCCTCGCCAACAGCGACATGCTGGAGATCGATGGCCTGCACGCCTGGCAGTTCGAGCTGGACGCCGGTGCCCTGCGGGTCGAATGCGTCGATGGCCGTACCCAGCGCCGCTGGCAGTTCAGCGCGGAGCAGGTTCTGGCGGCGCGGTTCGACGGGGACAAGGGCGCATGGACGATCCATGACGATCAGGGCCCGCACAGCCTGGTGTGCATGGAAGCCTTCAGCGGCAGCAACGACGACGATGACGACGAGCCGGACGAGGCCGCCAACGACGACGGCATCGACCGGGGCTGA
- a CDS encoding DUF3592 domain-containing protein, giving the protein MISFKTSPQTHRTLSKVSMILLSLAALLGAGFLILTAILNYFEANAILKDHSEVVAPVSLDAVTEEHHRRGRTSETYHFHYVFEVAGKAYDGTFETSASNAEPYLREGASVKVAYANAAPSRFGRLEVLQSQADFGSSITRALTAIPLAALIAFILHLMLTRRLFVPRETSA; this is encoded by the coding sequence ATGATCAGCTTCAAGACATCGCCACAAACCCATCGCACCCTCAGCAAGGTGTCGATGATCCTGCTGAGCCTCGCTGCCTTGCTTGGCGCCGGCTTCCTCATCCTCACCGCGATCCTCAACTACTTCGAAGCCAATGCCATCCTCAAGGACCATTCCGAGGTGGTGGCGCCGGTGAGCCTGGACGCCGTGACCGAGGAACACCACCGCCGCGGCCGTACCAGCGAGACCTACCACTTCCACTATGTCTTCGAGGTGGCGGGCAAGGCCTACGACGGCACCTTCGAGACCTCCGCCTCCAATGCCGAGCCCTATCTCAGGGAGGGCGCCTCGGTGAAGGTGGCCTACGCCAATGCCGCGCCGTCCCGTTTCGGCCGCCTGGAGGTGCTGCAGAGCCAGGCCGATTTCGGCTCCAGCATCACCCGCGCGCTGACGGCGATCCCGCTGGCCGCGCTGATCGCCTTCATCCTCCACCTGATGCTGACCCGCCGCCTGTTCGTGCCGCGGGAAACCTCGGCCTGA
- the epsC gene encoding serine O-acetyltransferase EpsC, with protein MNKFTPGPSGCPPVSWQLDQIVSELRAARAEWRNRHGRTQDRGGRELPSRVAVGQIIEAISGALFPMRLGPTDLREESEDFYVGHTLDTALNALVIEVRRELGYAARNGSADDGDSECQAIRVVKGFAAALPQLRVLLDTDVLAAYQGDPAARSVDEVLLCYPGVHAVIHHRLAHYFYSNGLPLLARIIAEIAHSATGIDIHPGATIGKSFFIDHGTGVVIGETAIIGERVRIYQAVTLGAKRFPSDESGNLQKGQPRHPIVEDDVVIYAGATILGRITIGKGSVIGGNVWLTRSVPADSNITQATLQNDCGA; from the coding sequence ATGAACAAGTTCACTCCCGGCCCCAGCGGCTGCCCCCCGGTCAGCTGGCAGCTGGACCAGATCGTCTCCGAACTGCGCGCCGCCCGCGCCGAGTGGCGCAACCGCCATGGCCGCACCCAGGACCGTGGCGGTCGCGAACTGCCGTCGCGCGTCGCGGTCGGCCAGATCATCGAAGCCATCAGTGGCGCCCTCTTCCCCATGCGCCTCGGCCCCACCGACCTGCGCGAGGAGAGCGAAGACTTCTACGTCGGCCACACCCTGGACACGGCGCTCAACGCGCTGGTGATCGAAGTGCGCCGCGAGCTCGGCTACGCCGCCCGCAACGGCAGCGCCGATGATGGCGACAGCGAGTGCCAGGCGATCCGCGTGGTGAAAGGCTTCGCCGCCGCGCTGCCGCAACTGCGCGTGCTGCTGGACACCGACGTGCTGGCCGCCTACCAGGGCGACCCCGCCGCGCGCAGCGTCGACGAGGTACTGCTGTGCTACCCGGGCGTGCATGCGGTGATCCACCACCGCCTGGCGCACTACTTCTACAGCAACGGCCTGCCGCTGCTGGCGCGCATCATCGCGGAGATCGCCCACTCGGCCACCGGCATCGACATCCACCCCGGCGCCACCATCGGCAAGAGCTTCTTCATCGACCACGGCACGGGCGTGGTGATCGGCGAGACGGCGATCATCGGCGAGCGGGTGCGCATCTACCAGGCGGTGACCCTGGGCGCCAAGCGCTTCCCCTCGGACGAGTCGGGCAACCTGCAGAAGGGCCAGCCGCGCCACCCGATAGTCGAGGACGACGTGGTGATCTACGCCGGCGCGACCATCCTCGGGCGCATCACCATCGGCAAGGGCTCGGTCATCGGCGGCAACGTCTGGCTGACCCGCAGCGTGCCGGCGGACAGCAACATCACCCAGGCCACCCTGCAGAACGATTGCGGCGCCTGA
- a CDS encoding anti-sigma factor family protein, whose product MNRLEPSENDLHAYLDGQLDAGQRAWVEAWLASDPEACARVEAWRRDAQQLRAGLANLEARPANPALDPLAIRRSLRARRRQRLATAAALVLALGFGGLGGWQARDRTLLAENPPMQDALEAHRLFATGQAGVVDVAARDPGQLQAWLDQRFSHASRIPDLAPYGFHPVGGRLLTNEQGAAAILLFEDVGGQRISLYLRSPGSLYAEMPAGSRRDGELEARYWSRDGYNYALVAPNDDPRREVVQRAFSL is encoded by the coding sequence ATGAATCGCCTGGAACCCAGTGAGAACGACCTGCACGCCTACCTGGACGGCCAACTGGACGCAGGCCAGCGGGCCTGGGTGGAAGCCTGGCTGGCGAGCGACCCCGAGGCGTGTGCCCGCGTGGAGGCCTGGCGCCGGGATGCCCAGCAACTGCGGGCCGGCCTCGCCAACCTGGAAGCGCGCCCGGCCAACCCGGCGCTGGACCCGCTGGCGATCCGTCGCTCCCTGCGTGCGCGTCGGCGCCAGCGCCTGGCCACGGCCGCCGCGCTGGTGCTGGCCCTGGGCTTCGGCGGCCTGGGCGGCTGGCAGGCCCGTGACCGCACGCTGCTGGCGGAGAACCCGCCGATGCAGGACGCCCTGGAGGCCCATCGCCTGTTCGCCACCGGGCAGGCCGGCGTGGTCGACGTCGCCGCCCGTGATCCGGGGCAGTTGCAGGCCTGGCTGGACCAGCGCTTCAGCCATGCCTCGCGCATCCCCGACCTCGCGCCCTACGGTTTCCACCCCGTGGGCGGACGCCTGCTGACCAACGAGCAGGGCGCCGCGGCCATCCTGCTGTTCGAGGACGTGGGCGGGCAGCGCATCAGCCTGTACCTGCGCTCGCCCGGTTCGCTCTACGCCGAGATGCCCGCCGGCAGCCGCCGTGATGGCGAGCTGGAAGCGCGCTACTGGTCGCGCGATGGCTACAACTACGCACTGGTCGCGCCCAACGATGATCCGCGCCGCGAGGTGGTGCAGCGGGCGTTCTCGTTGTAA
- a CDS encoding catalase family peroxidase, whose product MSHPPLSPSQTLGRLALIGLGLATLAGTFAYVAGWVGPQRLTPQRIIDTFEANAGSYPGYRKNHAKGLCVSGHFASNGAAAGLSRAEVFAPGEVPVVGRLAIGGSNPYAPDASVPVRSLALQLRTASGQEWRTGMNTPPVLPVSGIEGFFEQVLASKPDPATGKPDPARLQAFFAAHPESAAFRQWAKDNRASNSFANATYNSINAFRLVDGDGNGRYVRWAMEPETPYQPLAGEADDKDFLAHDLFQRLQQGPLRWHLVLTLAEAGDPSDDPSRPWPASRQRIDAGTLVIDRAQAEDQGACRDLNFDPLILPDGIEPSADPILAARSAAYAVSFNRRTREGAPTAPAGAHP is encoded by the coding sequence ATGAGCCACCCCCCGCTTTCCCCCTCCCAGACCCTGGGCCGCCTGGCGCTGATAGGCCTCGGCCTGGCCACGCTGGCCGGCACCTTCGCCTACGTCGCCGGCTGGGTCGGCCCGCAGCGCCTGACCCCGCAACGCATCATCGACACCTTCGAGGCCAACGCCGGCAGCTACCCCGGCTACCGCAAGAACCACGCGAAGGGCCTCTGCGTCAGCGGCCACTTCGCCAGCAACGGCGCGGCCGCCGGGCTGTCCCGCGCCGAGGTGTTCGCCCCGGGCGAAGTGCCGGTGGTCGGCCGCCTGGCCATCGGCGGCAGCAACCCCTACGCGCCCGATGCCAGCGTGCCGGTGCGCAGCCTGGCGCTGCAGCTGCGCACGGCCAGCGGCCAGGAATGGCGCACCGGCATGAACACGCCACCGGTGCTGCCCGTCTCCGGCATCGAAGGCTTCTTCGAGCAGGTGCTGGCCTCCAAACCCGACCCGGCCACCGGCAAGCCGGACCCGGCGCGCCTGCAGGCCTTCTTCGCCGCCCACCCGGAAAGCGCCGCCTTCCGCCAGTGGGCCAAGGACAACAGGGCCTCCAACAGCTTCGCCAATGCCACCTACAACAGCATCAACGCCTTCCGCCTGGTGGACGGCGACGGCAATGGTCGCTACGTGCGCTGGGCCATGGAGCCGGAGACGCCCTACCAGCCGCTGGCCGGCGAGGCGGACGACAAGGACTTCCTCGCCCACGACCTGTTCCAGCGGCTGCAACAGGGGCCGCTGCGCTGGCACCTGGTGCTGACCCTGGCCGAGGCTGGCGACCCCAGCGATGACCCGTCCCGCCCCTGGCCCGCCTCGCGCCAGCGCATCGACGCCGGCACCCTGGTGATCGACCGGGCGCAGGCCGAGGACCAGGGCGCCTGCCGCGACCTCAACTTCGACCCACTGATCCTCCCCGACGGCATCGAGCCCTCGGCCGACCCGATCCTCGCCGCCCGCTCGGCGGCCTACGCCGTGTCCTTCAACCGCCGCACCCGTGAAGGTGCGCCCACCGCCCCCGCAGGAGCCCACCCATGA